The Symphalangus syndactylus isolate Jambi chromosome 3, NHGRI_mSymSyn1-v2.1_pri, whole genome shotgun sequence genome has a segment encoding these proteins:
- the LOC129479361 gene encoding spermatogenesis-associated protein 31A1-like isoform X3: protein MPRAQLLESNAPIHMENLPFPLKLLSASSLNAPSPTPWVLDILLTSVFALGLFFLLLPYFSYLRCDDPPSPSPGKRKHHRVSQCPVRWRGRPRGRMKNHSLRACRECPRGLEETWDLLSHLQSLLGPHLDKGGLSQLSGPDPPGEVGRRATDGASRSSHEPMEDAAPILSPVASPDPRAKHPQDLASTPSPGPRTTSVSSLSASQPPEPSLPLEQPSPEPPALFPHPPHTPDPLACSPPPLKGFPAPPLRGSTLMTPSPEAALPLGTVPQSLSPHGDLAASVPAIAGLGGSVSRVSASSWWQETTRTWCAFNSSVHKDHLSLQRDTTLSPLPYQAQPLSHLGPEPQPFISSTPHFRPTPMAQAEAQAHLQSSFPVLSPAFPSLIKNTGVACPASQNKVQALSLPETQHPEWPLVRKQLEGGLALPSRVQKSQDICSVSTPNLPQESLTSILPENFPVSPELQRQLEQHIQKWIIRHWGNLGRIQESPDLMQLGDESPVTSQAKGKPRPWQSSMSTGESSKEAQKVKFQLEKDPCPHLGQILGQTPQNLSRGMESFPGKVLGSTSEESERILRKPLRSDSGSDLLKCTERNRVENLLKAHIGSRLSQTNEGLVPLTVHRSWLAANQAFPVPNTHVKTSNLAAPESGKACVNTAQVLSFLEPCAQQVLGAHIVRLRVKHRWRLPLTVLKPIQCFKLEKVSSLSLTQLAGPSSATCESGAGSKVEVATSLRKPPMASLRKQVLTKASVHMPESLLASSPAGEQFQMVPRGMPSWNGHGPLKAPSAGQEGRWPSKPLTYSLTGSTQQSRSLGAQSSKAGETREAVPQPRVPLGTCMLANLQATSEDVRGFEAPGTSKSSLLPTVSVSQDPRKLCLREEVVSEFEPGMATKSETQPQVSAAVVLLPDGQASVLPHPSENLASQVPQGHLQSMPTGNMGASLELRDFTAARRSNLGHKEVKNPNCQGSCKSQRPMFPSTHKNENSRKPYEGLEKHENLEKHEERLEGLRTPQVTLVRKTEDTHQDEGIQLLPSKKQPPSVSHLGENIKQFFQWAFSKKKSKQAPVTAESQKTVKKRSRVYNSSAEAQELMTAIGHILEEIRSLCHAHHALKVNQHKREFQAPVCGVPCNHRHLFYSEHSRMLSYAASSQQATLKSQGCPNRERQIRDQQPLKSVRCNNEQWGLRHPQLLLPKKAVSPVSPPQHRPKTPGASSHHHNCPRHCLLWEGI from the exons ATGCCCAGAGCTCAGTTGCTTGAAAGCAACGCGCCTATTCACATGGAGAATCTTCCCTTTCCTTTAAAATTACTTAGCGCCTCATCGCTGAACGCCCCCAGCCCCACACCATGGGTGTTGGATATCCTCCTCACCTCGGTGTTTGCCCTGGGGTTATTCTTCCTATTACTCCCCTACTTCTCTTACCTCCGTTGTGACGACCCCCCCTCACCATCTCCTGGGAAGAGAAAG CATCATCGTGTCTCCCAGTGTCCAGTACGGTGGAGGGGGAGGCCCAGAGGCAGGATGAAAAACCACAGTCTGAGAG CTTGTAGAGAGTGCCCAAGAGGCCTGGAGGAGACTTGGGACCTCCTTTCACACCTGCAGAG CCTCCTGGGGCCACACCTTGACAAAGGTGGCCTTTCTCAGCTCTCCGGTCCAGACCCCCCAGGTGAGGTGGGCAGAAGAGCAACTGATGGAGCCTCCCGGTCCTCTCATGAGCCTATGGAAGATGCTGCTCCCATTCTCTCCCCGGTAGCTTCCCCGGATCCTCGAGCCAAGCATCCTCAGGATCTGGCCTCCACCCCATCACCAGGCCCAAGGACCACCTCAGTCTCCTCCCTAAGTGCCTCCCAGCCACCAGAACCTTCCCTTCCCCTAGAACAGCCCTCACCCGAGCCACCTGCACTTTTCCCTCACCCACCACACACGCCTGATCCTCTGGCCTGCTCTCCGCCTCCTCTGAAAGGTTTCCCTGCTCCCCCACTGCGGGGCTCCACACTGATGACTCCATCCCCTGAGGCAGCACTTCCACTGGGCACCGTCCCTCAAAGCTTGTCTCCACATGGAGATTTGGCAGCTTCTGTCCCAGCCATCGCAGGCCTTGGCGGCTCAGTCAGTCGTGTTTCTGCCTCCTCCTGGTGGCAGGAGACAACCAGAACCTGGTGTGCCTTCAACTCATCAGTCCACAAAGATCATCTTTCCC TTCAAAGGGATACTACACTGTCCCCACTGCCTTACCAGGCCCAGCCCCTGTCCCATCTAGGGCCCGAGCCCCAACCCTTTATTTCATCCACACCCCATTTCCGGCCCACACCTATGGCTCAGGCCGAGGCTCAGGCCCATCTTCAATCCTCTTTCCCAGTCCTATCTCCTGCTTTTCCATCGCTGATTAAGAACACTGGAGTAGCTTGCCCTGCATCGCAGAACAAAGTGCAAGCTCTCTCCCTACCTGAAACTCAGCACCCTGAATGGCCTTTGGTGAGGAAACAACTAGAAGGTGGGTTGGCTTTACCCTCTAGGGTCCAAAAATCTCAGGACATCTGTAGTGTCTCCACTCCTAACCTTCCCCAGGAAAGCTTGACATCCATTCTGCCTGAGAACTTTCCAGTCAGTCCTGAACTCCAGAGACAACTGGAGCAACACATACAAAAGTGGATCATCCGACACTGGGGCAACCTGGGAAGGATCCAAGAGTCTCCGGATCTGATGCAGCTTGGGGACGAATCGCCAGTGACAAGTCAGGCCAAGGGCAAACCCAGGCCCTGGCAGTCCTCCATGTCCACAGGCGAAAGCAGCAAGGAGGCACAGAAGGTGAAGTTCCAGCTAGAGAAGGACCCGTGCCCACATCTGGGGCAAATTCTGGGGCAGACCCCACAAAATCTATCCAGGGGCATGGAAAGCTTCCCAGGGAAGGTTCTGGGGTCCACCTCTGAGGAGTCGGAAAGGATCTTGAGGAAGCCCTTGAGGAGTGACTCGGGAAGTGATTTACTGAAATGCACAGAGAGGAATCGTGTAGAAAACCTCCTGAAAGCCCACATAGGCAGCAGGTTGAGCCAGACCAATGAGGGCTTGGTCCCCCTGACTGTGCATCGATCCTGGCTTGCTGCCAACCAGGCTTTTCCCGTGCCCAACACCCACGTGAAAACCAGCAATCTAGCAGCCCCGGAAAGTGGGAAAGCCTGTGTGAACACAGCCCAGGTGCTTTCCTTCCTCGAGCCGTGTGCTCAGCAGGTGCTGGGAGCCCACATTGTGAGGTTACGGGTCAAACATAGGTGGCGTCTACCCCTCACGGTCCTCAAGCCCATTCAGTGCTTTAAACTGGAAAAAGTTTCATCCTTGTCCCTTACACAGCTTGCCGGTCCCTCCTCAGCCACCTGTGAATCTGGGGCTGGCTCAAAAGTTGAGGTGGCCACGTCCCTTAGAAAGCCACCAATGGCAAGTCTGAGAAAGCAGGTGCTGACCAAAGCATCTGTTCACATGCCAGAGAGTCTTCTGGCTTCCTCACCTGCAGGTGAGCAGTTCCAGATGGTCCCACGAGGGATGCCATCTTGGAATGGTCATGGGCCCTTGAAGGCTCCTTCAGCTGGACAGGAGGGCAGGTGGCCATCTAAGCCCCTCACATACAGCCTCACAGGCAGCACCCAGCAGAGCAGGAGCTTAGGAGCCCAATCTTCAAAGGCTGGAGAGACCAGGGAGGCAGTGCCACAACCCAGAGTCCCCTTGGGAACCTGTATGCTGGCAAACCTCCAAGCCACAAGTGAGGATGTGCGTGGTTTTGAGGCTCCAGGGACCAGCAAAAGCTCTCTACTCCCTACAGTGTCTGTCTCCCAAGATCCAAGAAAGCTGTGCCTTAGGGAGGAGGTTGTTAGTGAATTTGAGCCTGGAATGGCCACGAAGTCAGAGACTCAGCCTCAAGTCTCTGCCGCTGTTGTGCTCCTTCCAGATGGGCAAGCATCTGTTCTGCCCCATCCTTCAGAGAATTTGGCTTCTCAGGTGCCCCAGGGCCATCTCCAGAGCATGCCTACTGGGAATATGGGGGCTTCCCTGGAGCTACGTGACTTCACGGCAGCCAGAAGGAGCAACCTGGGGCACAAGGAGGTCAAGAACCCAAACTGTCAAGGCTCATGCAAGAGCCAAAGGCCGATGTTTCCCTCTACTCACAAGAATGAGAACTCTAGGAAGCCCTACGAGGGcttagaaaaacatgaaaacttaGAAAAACACGAAGAGAGGCTTGAAGGATTGAGGACTCCTCAAGTTACCCTAGTCAGGAAAACAGAAGACACCCATCAGGATGAAGGCATCCAGCTACTGCCATCCAAGAAACAGCCTCCTTCAGTAAGCCACCTTGGAGAAAACATCAAGCAATTTTTTCAGTGggctttttcaaagaaaaaaagtaagcaaGCACCAGTCACTGCTGAGAgtcaaaaaacagtaaaaaagagATCACGTGTGTACAACAGCAGTGCTGAAGCTCAGGAGCTCATGACAGCAATTGGACACATACTGGAGGAGATAAGGTCACTTTGCCATGCGCACCATGCCTTGAAGGTAAATCAGCACAAACGGGAGTTTCAAGCCCCCGTCTGTGGGGTTCCCTGCAACCACAGGCACCTCTTCTACTCAGAACACAGCAGAATGCTGAGCTATGCAGCCAGCAGTCAACAAGCCACTCTCAAGAGCCAGGGTTGTCCCAACAGAGAGAGGCAAATCAGAGATCAGCAGCCCTTGAAAAGTGTCCGGTGCAACAATGAACAATGGGGCCTGCGACATCCCCAACTCTTGCTCCCCAAGAAAGCTGTATCCCCAGTCAGTCCCCCTCAGCACCGGCCAAAGACACCCGGTGCCTCCAGCCACCATCACAACTGTCCAAGGCACTGTCTTCTTTGGGAAGGTATCTGA
- the LOC129479361 gene encoding spermatogenesis-associated protein 31A1-like isoform X2: MPRAQLLESNAPIHMENLPFPLKLLSASSLNAPSPTPWVLDILLTSVFALGLFFLLLPYFSYLRCDDPPSPSPGKRKVRSPHSSPFLVSQHHRVSQCPVRWRGRPRGRMKNHSLRACRECPRGLEETWDLLSHLQSLLGPHLDKGGLSQLSGPDPPGEVGRRATDGASRSSHEPMEDAAPILSPVASPDPRAKHPQDLASTPSPGPRTTSVSSLSASQPPEPSLPLEQPSPEPPALFPHPPHTPDPLACSPPPLKGFPAPPLRGSTLMTPSPEAALPLGTVPQSLSPHGDLAASVPAIAGLGGSVSRVSASSWWQETTRTWCAFNSSVHKDHLSLQRDTTLSPLPYQAQPLSHLGPEPQPFISSTPHFRPTPMAQAEAQAHLQSSFPVLSPAFPSLIKNTGVACPASQNKVQALSLPETQHPEWPLVRKQLEGGLALPSRVQKSQDICSVSTPNLPQESLTSILPENFPVSPELQRQLEQHIQKWIIRHWGNLGRIQESPDLMQLGDESPVTSQAKGKPRPWQSSMSTGESSKEAQKVKFQLEKDPCPHLGQILGQTPQNLSRGMESFPGKVLGSTSEESERILRKPLRSDSGSDLLKCTERNRVENLLKAHIGSRLSQTNEGLVPLTVHRSWLAANQAFPVPNTHVKTSNLAAPESGKACVNTAQVLSFLEPCAQQVLGAHIVRLRVKHRWRLPLTVLKPIQCFKLEKVSSLSLTQLAGPSSATCESGAGSKVEVATSLRKPPMASLRKQVLTKASVHMPESLLASSPAGEQFQMVPRGMPSWNGHGPLKAPSAGQEGRWPSKPLTYSLTGSTQQSRSLGAQSSKAGETREAVPQPRVPLGTCMLANLQATSEDVRGFEAPGTSKSSLLPTVSVSQDPRKLCLREEVVSEFEPGMATKSETQPQVSAAVVLLPDGQASVLPHPSENLASQVPQGHLQSMPTGNMGASLELRDFTAARRSNLGHKEVKNPNCQGSCKSQRPMFPSTHKNENSRKPYEGLEKHENLEKHEERLEGLRTPQVTLVRKTEDTHQDEGIQLLPSKKQPPSVSHLGENIKQFFQWAFSKKKSKQAPVTAESQKTVKKRSRVYNSSAEAQELMTAIGHILEEIRSLCHAHHALKVNQHKREFQAPVCGVPCNHRHLFYSEHSRMLSYAASSQQATLKSQGCPNRERQIRDQQPLKSVRCNNEQWGLRHPQLLLPKKAVSPVSPPQHRPKTPGASSHHHNCPRHCLLWEGI, translated from the exons ATGCCCAGAGCTCAGTTGCTTGAAAGCAACGCGCCTATTCACATGGAGAATCTTCCCTTTCCTTTAAAATTACTTAGCGCCTCATCGCTGAACGCCCCCAGCCCCACACCATGGGTGTTGGATATCCTCCTCACCTCGGTGTTTGCCCTGGGGTTATTCTTCCTATTACTCCCCTACTTCTCTTACCTCCGTTGTGACGACCCCCCCTCACCATCTCCTGGGAAGAGAAAGGTAAGGAGCCCTCA CTCCTCGCCGTTTCTTGTCTCCCAGCATCATCGTGTCTCCCAGTGTCCAGTACGGTGGAGGGGGAGGCCCAGAGGCAGGATGAAAAACCACAGTCTGAGAG CTTGTAGAGAGTGCCCAAGAGGCCTGGAGGAGACTTGGGACCTCCTTTCACACCTGCAGAG CCTCCTGGGGCCACACCTTGACAAAGGTGGCCTTTCTCAGCTCTCCGGTCCAGACCCCCCAGGTGAGGTGGGCAGAAGAGCAACTGATGGAGCCTCCCGGTCCTCTCATGAGCCTATGGAAGATGCTGCTCCCATTCTCTCCCCGGTAGCTTCCCCGGATCCTCGAGCCAAGCATCCTCAGGATCTGGCCTCCACCCCATCACCAGGCCCAAGGACCACCTCAGTCTCCTCCCTAAGTGCCTCCCAGCCACCAGAACCTTCCCTTCCCCTAGAACAGCCCTCACCCGAGCCACCTGCACTTTTCCCTCACCCACCACACACGCCTGATCCTCTGGCCTGCTCTCCGCCTCCTCTGAAAGGTTTCCCTGCTCCCCCACTGCGGGGCTCCACACTGATGACTCCATCCCCTGAGGCAGCACTTCCACTGGGCACCGTCCCTCAAAGCTTGTCTCCACATGGAGATTTGGCAGCTTCTGTCCCAGCCATCGCAGGCCTTGGCGGCTCAGTCAGTCGTGTTTCTGCCTCCTCCTGGTGGCAGGAGACAACCAGAACCTGGTGTGCCTTCAACTCATCAGTCCACAAAGATCATCTTTCCC TTCAAAGGGATACTACACTGTCCCCACTGCCTTACCAGGCCCAGCCCCTGTCCCATCTAGGGCCCGAGCCCCAACCCTTTATTTCATCCACACCCCATTTCCGGCCCACACCTATGGCTCAGGCCGAGGCTCAGGCCCATCTTCAATCCTCTTTCCCAGTCCTATCTCCTGCTTTTCCATCGCTGATTAAGAACACTGGAGTAGCTTGCCCTGCATCGCAGAACAAAGTGCAAGCTCTCTCCCTACCTGAAACTCAGCACCCTGAATGGCCTTTGGTGAGGAAACAACTAGAAGGTGGGTTGGCTTTACCCTCTAGGGTCCAAAAATCTCAGGACATCTGTAGTGTCTCCACTCCTAACCTTCCCCAGGAAAGCTTGACATCCATTCTGCCTGAGAACTTTCCAGTCAGTCCTGAACTCCAGAGACAACTGGAGCAACACATACAAAAGTGGATCATCCGACACTGGGGCAACCTGGGAAGGATCCAAGAGTCTCCGGATCTGATGCAGCTTGGGGACGAATCGCCAGTGACAAGTCAGGCCAAGGGCAAACCCAGGCCCTGGCAGTCCTCCATGTCCACAGGCGAAAGCAGCAAGGAGGCACAGAAGGTGAAGTTCCAGCTAGAGAAGGACCCGTGCCCACATCTGGGGCAAATTCTGGGGCAGACCCCACAAAATCTATCCAGGGGCATGGAAAGCTTCCCAGGGAAGGTTCTGGGGTCCACCTCTGAGGAGTCGGAAAGGATCTTGAGGAAGCCCTTGAGGAGTGACTCGGGAAGTGATTTACTGAAATGCACAGAGAGGAATCGTGTAGAAAACCTCCTGAAAGCCCACATAGGCAGCAGGTTGAGCCAGACCAATGAGGGCTTGGTCCCCCTGACTGTGCATCGATCCTGGCTTGCTGCCAACCAGGCTTTTCCCGTGCCCAACACCCACGTGAAAACCAGCAATCTAGCAGCCCCGGAAAGTGGGAAAGCCTGTGTGAACACAGCCCAGGTGCTTTCCTTCCTCGAGCCGTGTGCTCAGCAGGTGCTGGGAGCCCACATTGTGAGGTTACGGGTCAAACATAGGTGGCGTCTACCCCTCACGGTCCTCAAGCCCATTCAGTGCTTTAAACTGGAAAAAGTTTCATCCTTGTCCCTTACACAGCTTGCCGGTCCCTCCTCAGCCACCTGTGAATCTGGGGCTGGCTCAAAAGTTGAGGTGGCCACGTCCCTTAGAAAGCCACCAATGGCAAGTCTGAGAAAGCAGGTGCTGACCAAAGCATCTGTTCACATGCCAGAGAGTCTTCTGGCTTCCTCACCTGCAGGTGAGCAGTTCCAGATGGTCCCACGAGGGATGCCATCTTGGAATGGTCATGGGCCCTTGAAGGCTCCTTCAGCTGGACAGGAGGGCAGGTGGCCATCTAAGCCCCTCACATACAGCCTCACAGGCAGCACCCAGCAGAGCAGGAGCTTAGGAGCCCAATCTTCAAAGGCTGGAGAGACCAGGGAGGCAGTGCCACAACCCAGAGTCCCCTTGGGAACCTGTATGCTGGCAAACCTCCAAGCCACAAGTGAGGATGTGCGTGGTTTTGAGGCTCCAGGGACCAGCAAAAGCTCTCTACTCCCTACAGTGTCTGTCTCCCAAGATCCAAGAAAGCTGTGCCTTAGGGAGGAGGTTGTTAGTGAATTTGAGCCTGGAATGGCCACGAAGTCAGAGACTCAGCCTCAAGTCTCTGCCGCTGTTGTGCTCCTTCCAGATGGGCAAGCATCTGTTCTGCCCCATCCTTCAGAGAATTTGGCTTCTCAGGTGCCCCAGGGCCATCTCCAGAGCATGCCTACTGGGAATATGGGGGCTTCCCTGGAGCTACGTGACTTCACGGCAGCCAGAAGGAGCAACCTGGGGCACAAGGAGGTCAAGAACCCAAACTGTCAAGGCTCATGCAAGAGCCAAAGGCCGATGTTTCCCTCTACTCACAAGAATGAGAACTCTAGGAAGCCCTACGAGGGcttagaaaaacatgaaaacttaGAAAAACACGAAGAGAGGCTTGAAGGATTGAGGACTCCTCAAGTTACCCTAGTCAGGAAAACAGAAGACACCCATCAGGATGAAGGCATCCAGCTACTGCCATCCAAGAAACAGCCTCCTTCAGTAAGCCACCTTGGAGAAAACATCAAGCAATTTTTTCAGTGggctttttcaaagaaaaaaagtaagcaaGCACCAGTCACTGCTGAGAgtcaaaaaacagtaaaaaagagATCACGTGTGTACAACAGCAGTGCTGAAGCTCAGGAGCTCATGACAGCAATTGGACACATACTGGAGGAGATAAGGTCACTTTGCCATGCGCACCATGCCTTGAAGGTAAATCAGCACAAACGGGAGTTTCAAGCCCCCGTCTGTGGGGTTCCCTGCAACCACAGGCACCTCTTCTACTCAGAACACAGCAGAATGCTGAGCTATGCAGCCAGCAGTCAACAAGCCACTCTCAAGAGCCAGGGTTGTCCCAACAGAGAGAGGCAAATCAGAGATCAGCAGCCCTTGAAAAGTGTCCGGTGCAACAATGAACAATGGGGCCTGCGACATCCCCAACTCTTGCTCCCCAAGAAAGCTGTATCCCCAGTCAGTCCCCCTCAGCACCGGCCAAAGACACCCGGTGCCTCCAGCCACCATCACAACTGTCCAAGGCACTGTCTTCTTTGGGAAGGTATCTGA